caaattacaaattaattaagccactaaaaaatcataatatatatataaataaataaataaaagctaggaaagaaaatggaaataaaagaatacaaTTGAATCCACATCTCTTATTTAGTAACATACCAAGATAACGGAAAGGATTTAAAGAAATGTTTACAGCCAAAATATTAAGAACAAATTCTGATTCTATATCTACAGCTCTAGAAAGAAAGTGAACTAAACTAAGCAGTCCTCAAAGATCAGAACTTTAAATAAGCAAAATGGAAAAGACGTCGACTTTTGCCACATTTTCCCCAGCAAAAAGAAACCCAAAAcaggaattaaaaaaaaaacccagaAATGCTCACATCCAAATACTTCTGCAAAATTCGAGGCCTCTTCTTAGGCCTTCTGGGTGGCCTAATCCTAGCAATCTGAAAGAAATCCTGTTCAATTTCCTCTTTTAACAAAGGAACAGAAAACTTGACTTTCTTAACCATACTAGTTGTATTATCGTTTCTCTTAGGAGAATCAATCTCCAAATTCCTCCGtaaagaatcaaaattatttctcttctcttcaaTTATCCTCAGTGGAGCTTTACAGGCTGCCCTTCTTGTCCTCAAATTCCAAGGCCTAGAAGAATCGTCATTGCCATTGCCAGTAGTGGCACCtctattattatcatcaaGAAAAGGAGAGACCTTTGCAGCACCAACAACAGCACTTGCATTATTATTGAATCCAAGAATAGAAGGAGAAGTGGGATTTTGATTATCTTGAATGGGGACATGATTAGTGATCTTGGGGGTATCAAGGGATTGACCATTATCAGTGAGTTTGACACATCTAAGGAGTCTTTGGTTTCCCCATTTCAAATAAGGTAATGAGAAGTTGTGTAGTGGCGGCTTCGGTCGATCTTGGGGCGTTGTCATTTGCCTCTTGTTTCTCTGTTTAGAGAGTCTGTGTCATATATGTTAATTAACCatgtgaagaagaagaagaagaagaagaagctgtGTTAAAGCTTTTTATTGCTTTCTGATGGTTCTGTTTCTTTCGATTTGTTCTGAAAGCATAAATTTTGAGGAATTTGTGGAAATCCTTCTCAAAAGAATGAAACAGAGACAAAatgattttctcttttctttttggaggGGCTTATGGGTGTAGTTCGATAATCGCCgggaaatatatttatatgtaaactgtgagagagagagagaagcgGATTTAACGTTGGTGTAGACTTTGGAGGTATGATATAAATACCCACGAAAATTGCTATATTATTATACGTTTTCCTTTTTGCATTTTCAGAAATAACGCTTTCCTTACTCgttcaaaatgataaaaagaaaatgcatatatattttttaatttttaatataattttcatttcatataacgactttaatttttaaccttttctaatatagaaaaatccatatttactttttcatttgatttgactttttattttatataacaaattagtccttaacattttaattcttaattgaaatgacacttcactatttttttcacctaaatatattttcaattaataatttatttataaaatattttattcttaatttatgACACTTCACTTCATTATAGTAGTGCTTTTTCTAAGTTAggatctcttttttttttttttttcagttattattattatttgctcATATGAAAGAACTAGAGCATTCACAAGGAAATTACAACATATGGGcatagtttaaattattattataaatccAGGTACAAACTCGATTAATAAAACTTGCGTGGTTTCTCAAGTCCAACTTAGATTAAATGGATATAatatatagttaatattttctatgcACATTTTTTTCATGTGACTTATtcatcatataaatttattaaaatcttttcaTGACATATGCAATAATGaagaataaatcaataattcaaaattattagtttctaaaatattattattattattattattattatgaattaaaaagataCCAATTATAAACTATTAACCGTTATAAGCTGTTAATTTTAACTCAACGGTTCAATTAGAAAACCATAATCACTCCTAATTATTAATGTACCTTgtatttatagtattttttaaataaaacatgatttcggaaaaagaaaatggaatgACATATCATCATATGTAGTAGAAGAAAATAGAGAgcagaattttatttttatttgacaaGCCACAAGAAACaggaatttaaaataaaaaaaaaaaaaaaaaaagatggaaTATGCACCAATAGTGAGATTTAACATACTTGAGCCAAGCAGGAATGCAATTTGGTGCTCTTTCTTTTCCCCTTGGCagaaatgaatcttattgatGCTCACCtgtaattcttaattttttaatgattgATTGTAATCAATGGTCGATCCCACCTCCTCGAATGAGGGAGAGGTAGGGTTGGCTGCATCTAGGAACAGACAAATTCTATACATGCAACTCTCAAATGTACTGCCGATCCTATTTGATGTAAAAAAAGATTGGAACTCAGAACAAGAAAAATTCAATGTTTCGAAGaacttttatcttttctatcAAGTGCTCTCGCCATCTGTATGCTATCCGTGgaactcaaacaagaaaaattcaaTCATTCGAAGAATTTTTACAAGATGACACATCTGAGCATACATAAAACTTGGCGACaggtaaaaataaattggtCGAATCAACAGTTATATACAAACTAATGCCTATACCTCTTCATCTACCCACAAGAAAAAATTATCACTGATGTGAAGCAGAGGAGTTGGGTTTCGCCATCCCACTCTTGATCACTCGGGTGTTGTAAGATCCACAAGATCCGCATTTGTGATATAACCAGTGGAAGCGTGCGGTTCCCTTTCGATCGCAGTCATTGCACAGTATATCCTGCATTGTTAGATGAATATCAGACACCATTATGAATATAATCAGGATTGAAATTCCAGTGTAGGATGACCTTTCAGTAATATTGAGTGCTGAGTACTAAAGAAAACATACATAAGAGGCAAACTTACTTGAAAACATTCCCTGTATTCTTCTGGAAGCTCCTCAGCAGCCAACAATGCGTCAAGCATGCCAAAGTAAACCTGCATGGTTTACAATAACAAGGGAATAATCATTCAGACTTCATGTATTATGCAGCAAAGCAATAAAGACCACCAAGAACTACAGTAAGAAGAAACTAGCTAATTGCCGAAGGCCATTAGTACCAATATCAACCTACTCTTAGATTTATTAAACAGTACCAACTTAATTCCTaagaaagaaattatccactttatagttctttttttatgcCATTCATGTAATTATGAAtcaatgaatatatttataatgattTGAGCCGGTTTGTGAGTATTGGCCAGCAAATTACACAGCCGTTCAACTGCCCTAATTTGGTCTTTCATTATTGTACCAAAAAAGTACTgtaattccttttcttttgccaACAAAAGCATATGAAGGTTTACGTATGTAAGTTTTACCACTGACCCACTTTCTAAGTCAATCTGAAAAACTGAAAGTCATGGCCTTTCAAGTAAATTACAAGTACCACTAGCAAGTATGCTAAAGAGTTTGATCAATACTGAAACTGACATCGTGGAAATTCTGCTAAATGACAAtcatatacaagttaaaagCAGAGGCAAACCAATTTCTAGGTTTTAGCACTTAGATcaatatttctctcttttaatCTGATTCATCAATATGACAGGCATTCAACTTTTCAGCAAATAAAATACATCTGAAATGCCCACCAAACAACAATGACAAGAGAAGTTTCTTACCGCCATATCTCCTAAGGATTTGCTGCAAATTGGGCAGGTGTAGTGACTGCAAGTGTACGCCTATATAAGAGAACGAGTGTAAAGAGATTTCGACCTGTCTAATACATCTAAGGGaagataataaaagaaagtaaatgACATATGGAACAACAGCAAGAGTGTTAGAGAAACGGAAACCTGAAAGCAAGCTGAATGCATGTAATGGCCACAAGGCAAAGCTCTGACAGTTTCACTCGAGGTGAATAAAAAATCGCAGCAGATGGGACAGTTTGTCTCCAAACCTTTCTCCAAGCACTTGTGATTCACTGCCTTAATCCCCAAGCAACAGTTGCATGTCATGCAATGAAAGTAATCAATGCCAAGACCCTTCCCAACACGGCATAAGTTGCAAAAAGGGCAATGATATATAGTCCTGAAATGACACAAAGCAAAATTATAACAAGCATTCGTAAGACAAGGACACGTTCAGCAAGCTACACTGGATGTAAAACTGGTCGTTTTTCAAAACCAAACACCAGCTCAGTTTGGAACTTTTATAATGCCAAAGAGCAAGCCAATTTGCTAGGATCAATGTCAACCACAAATgaagattcaaatttccaagGAACGAAAGACAAGATGATAAAATTACCTTTTTGCATCATGCAATAATGTTATGAAGTTGCACAACCAGGTAATTCTTAAAGCTTCTATAAACAAGCCATGCAGAGTATAAGCTTCATAGCACAACGTATACATGTTTGTTCCATATATATAACTGGTTGATGCAGTATCGATGTCGTGTTTGATGTTTCCTCAACTTGTAAAGATTCTAGGTTTCTAGTACTTTGACAATCTTATTGTTGAAAATTGACTTTAATTTGCTGCTAATCAAAGTGGAAGAAAACATCTCTGATTCCcatttttcaatcaatttgGCCATTGATAAGAAGTAGAACTTTTTAGCATGTCAAGCTCACCAGGATACTAAGTATGCAAACATCAGTCATCAAACACCCGGGGAGAGCATGTGATGATTGAAAACTTTATAACAGTTAAGGGCATGTTCCCATCAACCATCTCATGTTAGAAAACAGGTCTGAAGGATTTAGAAATCTTTAAAGATATGCATATAATGCTATAACAGATTTCAATTAACATACAACAAAAGTTCTAAACATGTAAATCCAAAGCCAAACTCAAGTTCAAAATGGGTTCTAGTCCacaaaaaagaacaaagaaatcaAACATAAGGATACTCTCCCTGAAAATTTCAAGTACTATCCtagaataatataattaatttcattatagCATTTGTCGATTGAAGGCACCGAGTTTGATAATGCTTTTAACTACAAAAGTTTCAGAACCTGGATACCTTTCATCGTCAAAAAACTTGCATATATTGCAATAGTACTTTGCCATGGAAAGTCCATCGCATGCAGGTGTAGTGCAGAATGGCCCAACCGCCTGAATCTTCAGACAGCGCATGCACATCATTTCTGATGTCGCTTTTCTGCAGTAAATTAGAAGAACATCATGCATTTGGAAGCTTCAGTTTAAATAtgaagttaattaattattgcaAAATTCACCTATCCATTGAGTGATCGCTCGCTTTGTCATGGCAAAATCTACAAGTAAACAACTTG
The Ricinus communis isolate WT05 ecotype wild-type chromosome 1, ASM1957865v1, whole genome shotgun sequence DNA segment above includes these coding regions:
- the LOC8277660 gene encoding uncharacterized protein LOC8277660 → MTTPQDRPKPPLHNFSLPYLKWGNQRLLRCVKLTDNGQSLDTPKITNHVPIQDNQNPTSPSILGFNNNASAVVGAAKVSPFLDDNNRGATTGNGNDDSSRPWNLRTRRAACKAPLRIIEEKRNNFDSLRRNLEIDSPKRNDNTTSMVKKVKFSVPLLKEEIEQDFFQIARIRPPRRPKKRPRILQKYLDSIFPGLWLSEVTPDSYKVPDVPES